One Dermacentor andersoni chromosome 6, qqDerAnde1_hic_scaffold, whole genome shotgun sequence genomic window carries:
- the LOC129382345 gene encoding uncharacterized protein, which produces MKWDDLRVTWGMRNWKASAFAQMPLTAKQAEEMGFVQLNSQCAGTFYGFRFMKDNDPSVVLLYDVNGVISGLQSGFHVENSRMHPRSGYIMDTVAGRDIQFLTVYFLPPELICARGRTLRELEEEGVGSNVYLQRETEALSRLVSAPRYDDDLRNSLWVREACYPGMGRHYFWNITENMACEHLFPVYVTFFRGEIVSFGFLHSLPPPSSGRFERVIKENIGTYLHRPPKCLEKELAAPGTRFSSLHVYLVSKPWEVTCTHD; this is translated from the exons ATGAAATGGGATGACCTAAGAG TGACCTGGGGAATGCGCAATTGGAAAGCAAGCGCGTTCGCTCAGATGCCACTGACGGCGAAGCAGGCAGAAGAGATGGGATTCGTCCAACTGAACAGCCAGTGCGCAG GCACGTTTTATGGCTTTCGCTTCATGAAAGACAACGATCCTTCAGTGGTGCTCTTATACGACGTGAATGGTGTCATTTCTGGCTTGCAGTCAGGG TTTCATGTGGAGAATTCCAGGATGCACCCTCGTTCTGGATACATCATGGACACTGTCGCGGGCAGAGACATACAATTTCTCACAGTCTACTTTCTCCCACCTG AGCTGATCTGTGCTCGTGGTCGCACACTCCGTGAGCTCGAAGAGGAAGGCGTCGGCTCGAACGTGTACTTGCAGCGGGAGACCGAGGCTCTGAGCCGACTGGTGTCGGCCCCGCGCTACGACGATGATCTCCGTAACAGCTTGTGGGTGCGCGAGGCCTGCTACCCGGGCATGG GGCGCCATTACTTCTGGAACATCACCGAGAACATGGCGTGCGAGCACCTGTTCCCCGTATACGTGACCTTCTTCcgtggagagattgtctcctttgGATTCCTGCATTCATTGCCGCCTCCCTCGTCCGGGAGATTCGAGCGAGTCATCAAGGAGAACATCGGC ACCTACCTGCATCGACCGCCCAAGTGCCTCGAAAAAGAGCTGGCGGCTCCCGGAACCCGTTTTTCTTCTCTGCACGTGTACCTGGTCAGCAAGCCCTGGGAGGTCACCTGTACGCATGACTGA